From Triplophysa dalaica isolate WHDGS20190420 chromosome 16, ASM1584641v1, whole genome shotgun sequence:
GGGTTGATACGTGGGTGTGCTTTTCTGGAAggattgtccaataagggacaaagaaaagaaaaagttgtTGTGTAAGGGgaatttcatgtttgaaaaaaactttacgTAACCTATACGAAtgttgggggagtgtatcgagcacagaaatacgtCATGCATCcaatgtttttatgacaagttgagcatgtttaacatggtaaagaagtcaaaatgcatgaaacactatGGCAACTcccctttaaattgttttatttagggAACTTTTTGAGTCTTATGCATATTGTCTAcaatttattaatacatttcaaGACTAAGTTTGTTATTTTGGGTGCTCTATGTTAAAGAGGAGGGTGCTAATAGCTTTGTAACAATATCCATGGATTTCTAGTAAGCATTGACTGAAAACAATTTCCCTGCCTTGAACCATCTAAATGAAATCTCATGGTTGGGGTAACTCATTTCCTTGATGGGAAAACAGTGGCATGCCTGAGTAGATGCTTTACAATATGACTGCTGCCTCTGGGACTGTAGCGTCTAGGTGTGTGTGGCGTGTCACAGATGATAAAGATTTCAATGACAGCCTGAGAACGCACTTTTCCACTGGTTGGATAAAGGTAATTTTCCAGTAAGCCTTATTTTTGTTGTAGACTTCCCCCCCATCACTTTCTTGATAAGTCACTTATTTTCTTAATTCTGAGGTTCAAGAGAAAGGCTAGAGTTCATGGGGAAGAGCACAGAGGGAAGTTggaagaaaaggaaaaataagTTTGCGATGTTTCCTGTCTTGTTTCTAGTCAGTTCTTAAAATGAATTgcctttgtttgtgtttctcttttcactTTGTTTGTATAGTTGTTCCTCATTGACTTTGGTCTGGCCAAGAAATACAGAGACAACAGGACACGACAGCACATACCATACAGAGAAGACAAAAATCTCACAGGCACAGCTCGCTATGCCAGCATCAACGCGCACTTGGGCATTGAGCAGAGGTAATAGTTCGTAAGCAGCGTCCGTTGTATGGCATTCCATCAGCTTATGTTTCCATTGTATTGGATCATTGGGCTGTAACGTTTTGTAAGTCAAGATTTTGCTGTGCTGACATACcattataaagttatttttgttgAGAAGTAACCTTACTTAAGTATCATGACATCTTGATGTCGTAATCATTTAATAAGCATCATGATTAATTGGCAACATTTATCCGTTCATTAGAGGCATGTCAGTGGTTAGCAATTTAATTTAGGGTTGGTTTACTCAATCACCCTGCTTGGATTCTGCACACTACTAAACTATTTTGGACATTATCTTTGAAGCGTTTAAAAGACCTTCCCTCAGATTTgcttatattgtttttatttatagtcGACGAGATGACATGGAGTCGCTAGGATATGTGCTGATGTACTTCAACAGAACCAGCCTGCCATGGCAAGGACTGAAGGTAAGCTATCGGTGTTTTTATACTCCAATCAATTGCATAATTTTTCCCCCTGGGCCCAGGGATAGAGAATACAAGGCAACATGAAACAGGCCAACAGGTGGTGCCTAAAAAAGTGCTGTAAATCTTCTTTCAGCCGGTTTATTTATGGCCCTCAGTGCTGTGGGATTGCActagtgttgtcaaaagtcctggTACGTCGGGTCACAGTTGGTacctaaaagtaaaaaaagttggTGGGACCTAATTTTCATAAGACCCAGTACCACCGATGTACAGAGTCAACCGGGTACTGATGCGCAGTCTGACAAGTTGTCAGTCTGAAACCTTTTATAGACGCAATAAGACGTGATGAGCGGATAAGCGCGGCTCCGATCCACAAGAGATACTCTGTGCTGCACACAGTAATACTTCAGATTTAAGGCATATCATGAAGAAAACGAACGGAGTTTTGTGGTGAAAGGAGGAAACATCTGGATTTATTTGAACAAGAATAAGCGGTAAGTTTCAAATTCTGTTAGCGGTTGCATTATGAATGTTGTTCTGTTATGAAAGTTAAAGGTTATATTGAAATTAGCGTCACTGTTTGCGTGTTAATTTATCAGTGACTGCTAATCTAGTCAAGTGTCCTTATTAAccatttaatgcttttataattataatgtgGTAAAACAAATGGGAGGACATGATGGGGTTTACAGTACTTATTTTATATATCCTAAATCTATTTGCTAGAAAACAATAGATGTATGACTTGCAGTCCATGTATGTTGTTAATATCACCAagtcagaaaaatatatattcttggATAGATAATTCTTAGGTTTTAAAATCcatatttaaactaaaataattatatcTGTTGCATTCATAATTTGAATATGTAATTTACCTTGAAATAAGTAATCTTGTGTAAATCCATTGTAAAAACTGAGGTTTGTTCTTATGTTGCATTTGCATGGTTATTCAGTCAGTTGCCTTATTGAAGTTTATTCTATTTGTCTTTTACAGCAGCAAACTGAGGAGGATGTTTATCAGCATGAAAGACCCCAGTGAGCACCCAACAGTTTCAGCAACAATTAACTTGTATAAAAAGCAATGCcatattgtatacatttatattaacagtGGGCTTTATTAATAAAGTTGTGTTTCAATTGGCATGTACTGGTGTTTTGCTTTGGTACCGAAATTGGTACAGAGAAACGTGGACTTTTACTGGTTTTGGTACTGACTACTGAAATTTTGGTACCTTGACAACACTAGATTGCACACTGTTGAACCACCATGTCAGTATCAGAATATATTgtgcaatatttatattttctcctCCAGGCTGCGACAAAGAAACAGAAGTATGAGAAGATTAGTGAGAAAAAGATGTCGACCCCTGTTGAGGTGTTGTGTAAGGTATGTGAAAATATGCATTCTCTCAAACACTGTTAAAATCCACAACCTTGTGCTTTGCTTAAGACATTTTGACATCTTGCTGGACTTGCACATCTTAAAATTTCCTGAATTTTCTAATGCATATTTCTTAATGTTTACACACTGTTTGTTATACATTTGGATAATCTCCAATTTAAGATGCTTATAAAACATCTGATCTTAAGTGcattacttttcatttttgtttctacaCAGCATGACTTtgtattttccttttaaaactGGACACTATGAACCTATCCTTTAGAAACCtaaaataggaaaaaatattttaatatcttcCATTCCCAAGGAAAGTAGCAGGTCAAGCTAACATGAAGTTTCTGAGGATATTGTATAGATCTTTCTCAATTTGTCTTAACACGTCTTTGTTTGGGTATTTCTCCAGGGGTTCCCAGCAGAGTTTGCCATGTACCTGAACTACTGTCGTGGGTTGCGGTTTGAAGAAGCACCGGACTACATGTACTTGCGTCAGCTTTTCCGCATTCTCTTCAGGTGCTTGCCAATTGCCTTACATGAATAAGGGCCAGCAAAACTTGCTTGTTATGATTTGTTTACCAAATAGTAGACACTGTGGTCCCAAATAGTATTACAATATTGGGAATGTGGAAAGTCATTTTAACATCTTTTAGTttgaaactgtttatttttggtaGCTGTCTTAATGCATATATGTGCTCAATACCACTGTCTTCCTCAGGACTCTAAACCACCAGTATGACTACACGTTTGACTGGACCATGCTGAAGCAGAAAGCAGCACAGCAAGCAGCCTCCTCAGGGGGACAGGGGCAACAGGCACAAACCCCCACAGGCAAGCAAACTGACAAACCCAAGAGTAACATGAAAGGTTAGTAGCAAACAGCCAAGCGACGTTTTCAGCACTTAAACAGAGACACCAATTGCTTGcatatttagtaaaaaaaagtgGATTTGGAACATTCGCTCCCCCCAAAATTCATGAAATACAAAGAAACGGTGTTAGTTCAAGGATGCACACCCCCtcaaaagtaaaagaaaaatatattcaatTGGTATGTTGTGCAAAAGCAAAGACGTCCTTGGGAAATTTGACTACTAACTTTGAACCAATATGTTTATTCTTCTCTGGGACGAAGGGTTGGCTTTATAGTCTTTCTGTGAATGTCAAATAACCATCCCTTAAATTAACCCTTTTCCAAACGGGATGCTCTATTTGACAGATTTCTACAAATCATTGTTCCTGGATCTAACACTTGTAGTCTTAATTGTAATGATCTCAAACTCTACTGTACATGGATACGTGGGAGTGATTTCTAACCAAAGACTAACCAAGACCAAGTCATTTCTATATCTGCTCATTGATTCTTACTGTACTATTCTCTGTTTGGTGTTGGGGaagtgttattgtgttttttgttgaaatgttcaTGTGGTCACTcaacagtaatgtttttgtgATTCTAGACCTAGATCTCTTCTTCAAAAGGAATTGCCTGTCCTAGATATATGGACTTGGATGTTTTCTCTGCATGAAAAGATAAAAACTCCTGCTGGATTTCTGTTGGGGGTTTTGGATGGTCATCTTTTATAAACCTAGACATGCTATTTGCTAAGATAGATCTGTTCACTTACTGTTGATGATTGAAAGTGATGTTAATAAGTAAATGCGGTCTGTTTCGTACTACATTAGAACTAAgtagacttggtcagatggcaGGCTTTAGTGTGGTCTAAATCTGCTGTACACCTAATGCGGAGTAGGCTTGACACAAAGGAGTACACAGTTAAGTGGAAAAGACCCTCTTCCACTGTTCTTTTGTGCTTTGAACAGAGACAACAGCAGTATTCTGTCTAATCTTTTTGCAGATGGGTGTTAGATGCTCTAAACTTTATACActtatttaatgtaataattttttttagaattgttACAGCCCTTATTAGGGGATAAAATTAGTATAGTCCTTCATTTCACATCTGTAAAGTCAGATTTCAGTGGGAAAGTTGGGACGCTAGATTTAAAATACAGCCCTGCAAGATATTTTTAGGGTGTGAGTGGATAAATATTAATACCAGCAATAGACTAGGATTTTTTAATGTGGCAGTTGCAGCTAGATATTCTTCCCTTAAAAGGATTGTATAATTGAGTTGAATATTTGCTGTTAGGGCATGCAGCCATTTTTGTTTACTGCTTTGAACACCCCTGTGGGTTAGCACATCATCTTGAAACATTCATGAATGCAATGAGAACAAAACTGTCTTCCTGCTTTTCTCCACGTTCATCCCAAATTAAGGCAGAGACCAAGAGGACAACTGCTGTTAAAAGCGGCAGGACTAAGAATAGCACTTGCTGATGAGGTAGTGTTGGCCTAATCCTTTGTGCATGCTGTTTTAGTTTGATTGCACCCCTCCTCTAAACACAGACCATGCAATGCATCCTGTTTAAAAACActattgtttcatttgaatagAGGCAGAGATCAAACATTCGTAGATTAATCCATTGATCCAAGAAATAGCGCGCGGTCTCTTTAACAGCCATTTTGAACGCCGCTCTAAAGCCACAGCCAAGAATTTAAGTGGCAAAGTCCAGTAGTCCTCGCGCTTGTAAGAACTTATTTGCAGAGGATTTGTTGTTGGTTTCTTGGCTACCAGCACAAGTCCACAAGCGAAGACATGGCAAATGTGAGCTTGTTTTGCTTTGTTGTGATATTTGTTCAGAGAGCACTGAATCAGCATATTTTCtcagctcaataaatttagaTCTTGTCCTCCTCGTTTTTAGTCGACCGCATCCACATCTCTTTCGCGCTCTCTTTTTTCCATGCTGTTCAAAGATCCATTTGTGTCTGCATAAATGTCAAGGCTGCTGTAGTTATATGAAACTACACTCGACAAGTACTAGCGGCTGAAACTTAACAATCCGGTTACTCGGCAACCAGTTTGGATCAACTTTCCATTGTGGATTAGCTATAAATGACACAAGCGGTGACATAAATAAGCAGAACCTGAAAGACTACTCATACTTGTTTGAGGCTTTTGAAACATGAAACGCAAGCTTCAGCCATATAAGGGATTCGTTTAAAATCACCACCCATTTACTTCTTAACTTTCTTAAGAAGACGGGCAActatatattttcttaatttcCTGAAAATTAGCAATATCTTTCTTGTTAATGTTGCAACTGCCATGTTAAAATGACTCCGTATGATTAGATTTAATGCCTTACCTTGGGTAAAAGCCGATTGATTGTAAAATAGGACATGTCGTAGTGCTGGAAACATTTCAACATGCGTTCAAACATCTGGAgatcttttttatgttatatagggatgcttgtgacttgaaattGTTTATGACGATTATACTACAAACCGAGGTTATGCTTGCCTCCTTTCTGAACCTATCAGGGCTACTAGCATAAAGGCCTATTGTATCTGTTTAGGGGCGTGTTGTGGTTGTCATGGTTTGGTCATTGAGAACTAGTGAGATTATTTGAAGCCAGTATGCTTGTAGTGTTTGTAACAGAACAGGTAAGCAGTTTCTAGATACTAGCTGTTAATAAGACTTCATGTAGTGAGATGGTAATCCAACGGCCGTTGTTATGATAGTTGATCCTATGAGCCCTCCTGAGTTTGATGACACGCATGTTTTCCTCAGATTCTATGCAGCAAGTCTGGACTTAACTGCAGTGAGGGACTGATGACTGTGCACTTTCTCTCTTCCAGGATTGAGTAATGCTCTGACTGGGTTGGCCACATTGATTACAGTTGCTCAAACCCATTCAGCTCTGTGGTGCTAACTCTTAACACTctcctctctatctctcccatctttttctctctcttgcaGGTTTCTAAGCATTAAGACAATGTAATGAAGCAGAGCAGAGTTGGTCGTAGCAGGATTTGCCTTCCGATCACATCCCGGCATCTAGGATCAAATTCACCAGACCCTGCCAGGCACTGTGGGCAACCTTTTTCCTGTTAAAGAACTTTTGTTCCATATACTATATATGTAATCGGTATATATAGATAACATGCTCTGCATATATCTATATATTGGTATGTATATACTATATTCACACAGAAAGCAGGCTTGGTTTTGGAGATGGAAGCTGTAGCCTTTTCTATTGTCCTGTTCCTTAAGACTTTTACCCCCTCCTTTGAAACTGAAAACTGTAGAATGTGGTTGACTCACTGGGGATATGTGTGCACATGCCAATATTTTCCCGAGTTTTCTCCTTCAGGAAAGCAGTTTGGGTCCTCCTTCAGTTTTCGGTTGCCCATAAGAGCAGTTTTGTCCCGTTACCCCTTCATCTATCGTCACCAAGAGTGGCACGAACCCAGACATTCTTCTGTCAGAATGGAGACATCTGAGACATTGTCGtccttcagttttttttctcaagcaaagttgttttaaatgtatctaaataATTACAAGGCAaacattggatttttttttctaaaaagataaaaacaattcTGCCTGCTGATGTGCTAGAGAGCTTCTAATgtgaagataaaaaaaacattctagtGACTACTAGGTTTCTCTTTAGAACGCTGCATTAACTATATTGTACTTGGTATTCTGAagtctaaaaaaataaataaaggaataaaCTCCACAAAAGCATATTCATTACAAATTAGGCATCACTAAACCTGTATGTTAACTGCTTAGATGACAATTGTATGCATCAATGATCTgggtttttgtcttttttttttaaagttcatgTTGATTTGAGAAGGTAACCGTTCGTAAGATTAATTGCTATGATAGCCTCCATGTTCTGTCTTGAGAAAAATGtgctcactccacccttccCATTACCATTTTATATgcatatatctttttttttaatcagaaaaAAACTATACTTTTTCAGTTTTATAGAGTTGTCTTTCCCTTGTATTAAATTGATAATTTTGGGGAAGGGTTTTTTGTTGCTTCTTCCTGTGGTGAAGCAGATCCTCTTGTAAAATATCTCTGGGACTTTCTCTCTGCAACAAGTTTTTTTCGCTGCGGTTCAGTAGCGATCTTTtgctcatttcatttttttaatgcaaaaagtgTTGGAGGGTTTCTTTTCTATATAGTTTTGGTCTTGTGAGGCAAGagcagttttgtttgtttgtttgttttcttcagcCTTTAGCCACAAGGCACACAAGTAACTTGGCTTTTTCCCCTAACCTCCAAACTGTCCCTCAGAACCAGCTTAAAATACTTGACAGCTGGGCATTCTATAAGAGTGTAATTTATTCCCTTTTAGCATGtcagaataaattaaaatgacttcTCATAATTGCTGTCCCAGTctctgtaattttacaaaaatgcatgCAATTGGATCACTAGGTTTTATCGCCTCCTTTGCCCTTTATTCAGGTATCAAGTCTATAGTCATTGCACATATATATTAACCTTCCACACAACCAGGCATCagactttttgttgttttttttaaacaatgacaTGCTTTAGAGAAAAAGCTTAATGCTTGTATCTCAAAAAAGGACGCGTCGAAAAATGTTTGTCCCAAATGTTGAGAGGGACATCTTTGTGGTGAGAGCGAAAGGTGTTTCTTTATTTCAGGAAAGTTGTTCTTGTGGGGGTGGTGGGTAGTTCTAGGTGCTCGTGGTGTTTTAAATATCCAGGATTTATatctgtaaatattaaaatggctTCAAATGGCAGGTGTGGAAATTTATTGATGTGCTTATTTACACCACCAACACTGAACTGGTGGCAACACTTTGTTAACTTCACTATACATTTCACCAGTATTCATTGTAATAATGTTCTTTTTATCAAGTACATATATTTCAGTACTGCTGAGTGACACTTTAAACTCTACATAGGTGATTCAAGTCATACGTCTTATTTCTTAAGGTCTTGAAATGATAAATTAGTTTCAGGTCTGATGAGAACAAGTATAGTGAGTCAAATGGAAAGTTTGAAGTTACTAACACTTGAGGAAAGTGAACAGCAGTGTGGAGGGGGGAAGGGATATCCCGGGCTGGGCCACACCAGTGTACAAAGAGCATGGCTGGTGGGGAGAGGCATTTCAACTGTTGTCAGATCAACACATGCACAAAACAGCTGCTGTCTCACTTAAGGTCCAGACAACAAACCTGCTCAACAAAAAGGGCCAATATGTGTAACTGCATGCAAGTGGTTCCGCTGCACAAAAAGTAACGTTACTCGCAAAACACGGTTAAAATTGCTTTGTGTAGCCGTTCGTGTATTATTTAAAGACGGATCTAATTCATACAGTATGAATGACTTCTTGCCCACTAAAGGCTCTGCCCTTTATGGAGGTGCAGTCCTGTGAAGAGTGCACGTGATCGCACGCTGGACTGCTGTAACTGCGTAATTTAATCTAGAGGCGTGTTGGACTTCATCCAGAGCTGAGCACATGACGCAGCCATCACGTGCCCAGCTCTGCAAATTCAAGGTAGGAAGGCACGTCCAAATCCACATTTTTGCTTTACTTCCTGTCTCACGAGATACTTCCGTCAAGCTGATGTATGCTTAGCTGACTTCAATGTCCCACAATTCTATGCGCGTGCTTACGCGGGAATTTGATTGGTCGAGTCAAAAAAAATGGCGGCCAACAAAGTAGCTGAAGTACAATTTGGGGGAAATCAAGtcatattttctcttttaataaagcgaggatttattattaaaattattggATTAGTTAACACAAAATTGATTTGTTCATATTTCATACAGAATGATGACATTCTATCCGAATGTGTTCCTCGGAGATACATTCATGCCTTAACAACGCTGCCTCTGAACTCATTGCCTTATGCGGCAGAGAGGTATAAGTCATCTTCCTAAACTTTCGGACCCAGCCTATCTATGGCTGGGCAGACCGGTCGACGTATGACATCAAACATCGCGAGAGCTATTTGAACGCACTGTTTTCCGATCGATCTCGCGATACTTCTGAGTCATACGTTGAATGAAATCGAGCCACTGTTCGACATTTATccactttctctctctatgtTTATATATAACGCATACAACAAATGTCGGACACATTCATAGATATTCTATCTATCTATTGTTGGTAAAACATACATATAACGTTAGCGTTTAACTGTAGATGGAAACGGTCGACGATTTTATGTCGGTGGACGTGCGTCACGAGATGAATTTACATCATATTTAATCGCAAATAAAATCGGATTATACCTTCCGAGCACTTTTGTGTGTCCTAGGAGCGGTAACCCAAATAACACACCTACACGGGAACTGAACATTATCAATGTTACCACACGCCCACTTGATAACTCTCCTTAAATAACATCACGTGGCTCGATGAGAACTAATTGTCTTGCTTTCTAACATtgaaatatattaagtaattttattacaaattgtTTCGTATTTCACAACACGGATTATTtgagtgtttaatgttcacatcaAGAACCTGCATATCCctcaaaatgcataaaaatataaacaacaataacTAAATTAATCCTAGTAGTTGAATTAACCTTTATAGTCGAGCACAGGCGCACCCTTGTGGCATCCACGTGCCATGGTATTGGTTTCTCAGACTGATTGGTCCAGGAAAAGATCAGGTGTCACGTCGTTGTTTGAGCGTCAGATGGTGGCCCGCCTCCTGTAACTGTATGGCCTTCTTTGACAGGTACACGGTTTATTTAATAACTATAAAAAGGCGTCCAAATAATTATGAAAGGCCTCATGAACCTCATGAAAAGAGGCACTTTTCACATTCCGCCACACCCTGCGCAGCTTCTGAAAATGCCCCCAGCATTCGGTGTTATTTAGTCTCACACATTTCCGACACACCCAACCTTAAACTGGCTTTCACGTTTCGCAATACACACTTAACACACAGATAGCTCGTGGCTTTCAAAGCATACAACATAGCACAGAATCCATCAGAGGTCAATGCTGAGTGAGTAAGTGTGAATTATTCATTATACGGGATCAGACACTCCTCATATTGAGAATGAATGGGGTCACGGTAGTCTGTGGTCGGGCCTGTAGACAAGGTGTGTGATGCACCATACCATCTAAGTTGTAGATAGATTTTTAGGGAAAGTCACTTTGACTTAAAgcagtagttcaccttcaaaataaaaactcttgacgttcaccctcttgtcatttcaaacctgtataactttctttcttccacagaacacaaattaagatattttggcGAATGTGGTTAacagcccccattcacttgcattggttacaaaaGAAGTGAACGGGGCGCTGTTCTgctaccaacatttttcttttcttctgtgttcagcaggagaaagaaagttatacaggtttgaaatgacaagagggtatgtaaataattttgcatAACCAAAC
This genomic window contains:
- the csnk1a1 gene encoding casein kinase I isoform X1, producing MASSSGSKAEFIVGGKYKLVRKIGSGSFGDIYLAINITNGEEVAVKLESQKARHPQLLYESKLYKILQGGVGIPHIRWYGQEKDYNVLVMDLLGPSLEDLFNFCSRRFTMKTVLMLADQMISRIEYVHTKNFIHRDIKPDNFLMGIGRHCNKCLESPVGKRKRSLAVSSSQDPSFSGLNQLFLIDFGLAKKYRDNRTRQHIPYREDKNLTGTARYASINAHLGIEQSRRDDMESLGYVLMYFNRTSLPWQGLKAATKKQKYEKISEKKMSTPVEVLCKGFPAEFAMYLNYCRGLRFEEAPDYMYLRQLFRILFRTLNHQYDYTFDWTMLKQKAAQQAASSGGQGQQAQTPTGKQTDKPKSNMKGF
- the csnk1a1 gene encoding casein kinase I isoform X3 — encoded protein: MASSSGSKAEFIVGGKYKLVRKIGSGSFGDIYLAINITNGEEVAVKLESQKARHPQLLYESKLYKILQGGVGIPHIRWYGQEKDYNVLVMDLLGPSLEDLFNFCSRRFTMKTVLMLADQMISRIEYVHTKNFIHRDIKPDNFLMGIGRHCNKLFLIDFGLAKKYRDNRTRQHIPYREDKNLTGTARYASINAHLGIEQSRRDDMESLGYVLMYFNRTSLPWQGLKAATKKQKYEKISEKKMSTPVEVLCKGFPAEFAMYLNYCRGLRFEEAPDYMYLRQLFRILFRTLNHQYDYTFDWTMLKQKAAQQAASSGGQGQQAQTPTGKQTDKPKSNMKGF